The region ATGACATCAGAGTCGATAAATAATAAACTGATCGATGAAAAAGTTTTTAATTCATATATAGAAGGTTTAAACGATTCTGATATTAAATCTAAAATGGATTACTTGGACTTATTTAATACAAAATATTATAACAAAAAGTATTCTCCTTTTGAGCATCTATTAAATGCTTTACAAGATAAATGGGCATTAGAAACAGACGATGTTGATATGATAGTTATGCAGCATAAGTTTGAGTATTTAATTAATAATAAATCACAAAGTTTAATGCTTTCAATGGTTGTTAAAGGTGATGATAGTTATCATACAGCTATGGCAAAAACAGTTGGTTTACCAGTTTTCTTTGCTTGTGAATTGATTTTGCAAAATAAAATCAATTTAAAAGGAGTTAGAATACCAATTTATAAAGATATTTACAAGCCTATTCTTGAGAAATTATCTGGAGAAGGTATTGATTTTATAGAGAGCTAAGAGCTAGTTGTTTAGTTAGTATTTGGTAAAAAAGAATAATTTTTAGCGTAGTTCATCATCTGATTTGTAAAGTCTTCTGGATACGAAATTGACACGTCAATTATTTCATTGTTTTTATTTTTAATAAGTGAGTACTTAGGGTTTATAAAACCACCATATGGTGCGCTATTAAATTGTTTAGATCTTGCTAGAACCTCTTTATGAATATCTAAATCTACTTTTACACCATAATTTTCAACTAATGCTTTTCCAGCATTAAAATCTCCTTCAGATGTAATTCTTTGAATTTCTCTTAAAAGTTGACCAAAAATATTTTGTAGTTTTTCATAATCATTAATTACAAAGAAAGTTTTTGTGTGAGCAAGTGTGTCGCCAGATTTTTTACATATAGTTGGAGTCTGTTGTACATGTTTCTTAATTACATTGTCTTTTAATCCTTTTTTGTATGCCCAGGATGCTACTAGTTGTCTGTTTCTCATATGGTCTTGTTCAATGTTTTTACCAATATCAATCCTTCTCAATTGTAACATTAATCCATTTCTAATGTATGAATCATAGTCAGCCATTCCACATTCTAATGTATCCATCAATCCAATCTCTACTAATTTTGGATTCATCATATAATATAAAGCAACTAAATCTGCTCTTGCTTCTTCAAGAGTTGATTTGTAATTTTTTAGAGTTTCTTTAGGGTCTCCTATACCCTCATTAATTTGACCTGACGCATGTCCTACGACCTCATGAAGAAGTGTACCTAGTTTATCTGCAACTTCCCCATGCTTTCTTGTTCTTTCAACTTCATCTTTGGAAAAACAAAATTCTTCTAAAAATCCTGAACCTGTTGATGATTTATCATATGCATCAATAATATTAGCTAGACTTACTGACTTTGATCCTTTTTCTTTTCTAATCCAAGTATTATTAGGTAAATTAACTCCAATAGGAGTTGATGGAGATGCATCGCCTGATTCCATCGCTACATTAATAACTTTATAGCTTACACCAACTACATTCTCTTTTTTATGTTCTTCCATTATACTTGAGTTGTCTTCAAACCACTGTACATATTCATTAATCACTTCTGTTGTTTTTGAAGCTTCCATATCTTTAATTTGTACTATCGACTCATATGCTCCTTTTCTGCCTGCAGCATCGCCATAAACTTCAACAAAACCATTAATCCAGTCAATATCTGTTTTTGTATTTAGCCACTGAACACAGTAGTCGTCCCATTTATAAATATCTCCTGTTGTATAATAATCAATTAATAAGTCGTATGATTTTACTTGTTCCTCATTTTCCGCTACAGTTTTTGCTTTTTCAATCCAATATATCATTTTCTCTAATGCATCACCATACATTCCTCCAACTCTGTATGTATTTTCAAATAAAT is a window of Flavobacteriales bacterium TMED191 DNA encoding:
- a CDS encoding dihydrofolate reductase; translated protein: MKITYFIKLLIVLSFIISCNSNDDIKSDTDFKYLTEQFADLKLIRYKVPGFKNLDLRQKKLIYYLSEASLSGRDIIFDQNYKHNLRVRRTLETIVANYTGDRNTEEFENFMTYTKRMWFSGGIHHHYSSAKLQPEFSSEYFINELITKTESSQEFAFPILKNEDKMDLARFIDKIIFDKSYESKRVSKDGDIILNSANNYYESTITAQEAELFYTKNKSEQTTPYFKQPEFGLNSKLDKDSDGNLFENTYRVGGMYGDALEKMIYWIEKAKTVAENEEQVKSYDLLIDYYTTGDIYKWDDYCVQWLNTKTDIDWINGFVEVYGDAAGRKGAYESIVQIKDMEASKTTEVINEYVQWFEDNSSIMEEHKKENVVGVSYKVINVAMESGDASPSTPIGVNLPNNTWIRKEKGSKSVSLANIIDAYDKSSTGSGFLEEFCFSKDEVERTRKHGEVADKLGTLLHEVVGHASGQINEGIGDPKETLKNYKSTLEEARADLVALYYMMNPKLVEIGLMDTLECGMADYDSYIRNGLMLQLRRIDIGKNIEQDHMRNRQLVASWAYKKGLKDNVIKKHVQQTPTICKKSGDTLAHTKTFFVINDYEKLQNIFGQLLREIQRITSEGDFNAGKALVENYGVKVDLDIHKEVLARSKQFNSAPYGGFINPKYSLIKNKNNEIIDVSISYPEDFTNQMMNYAKNYSFLPNTN